CATGGTGCGCACGTCCAGCCACAACAGCCGGCCCGACAGGCTTTCGCCCACCCCGGACAGCAGTTTCAGGGCCTCTGCGGCCTGCATGCTGCCGATGATGCCCACGACCGGGGCGAACACGCCCATCGTGGCGCAATTGGCTTGCTCGACGTCGTCCGCTTCCGGGAACAGGCAGTGGTAACAGGGCGCGTTGTCATCGCGCAGGTCATAGACGCTGACCTGGCCGTCGAAGCGGATCGCGGCGCCCGACACCAGCGGCTTGCGGTGCTGCACGCAGGCGCGGTTGATGGCGTGGCGGGTGGCGAAGTTGTCGGTGCAGTCCAGCACCAGGTCTGCCTGGGCGACGGCGTCGGACAGGGCCTGGCCTTCCAGCCGCTCGACGCGGGCATGAACACGGGTCTGCGGATTGAAGGCCGCCAGCATGTCGCGCCCCGACTCGGCCTTGTGACGGCCGACGCTCGCGGTGGTATGCAGGATCTGGCGTTGCAGGTTGCTCAGCTCGACGACGTCGTCGTCGGCCAGGGTGATGTCGCCCACGCCGGCGGTGGCCAGGTAGAGCGCGGCGGGGGAACCCAGTCCGCCCGCCCCCACGATGAGCACACGCGCCGCCAGCAGTTTTTCCTGCCCTTCGATTCCCAGCTCGTCGAGCAGGATATGGCGGGCGTAGCGCAGCAGTTGCTCGTCGTTCATTTGTCCTTGCTGGGCTCGACTCCGGTCGGCGTGATCTTCATGCGCTGGGGCGTGCCGCCGCCGGCCTTGGCGTCAGCCTTGGCCTGGGCGCGGGCCGAACCCTTCTGCACGGGCTTGCCGGCCAGTACGTTCAAGGCCTGCTGCAGCTGGAAGTCGTCCTTGCCGCCGAATTCGAACACCTTGGCAGGCAGGTCGGCGTTATCTTCGCCGGCGCTGGACTTCACTTCGTTGGCGGTCTGCTGGTTGGACAGGTGGCGCTGCAGGTCGGCTTCGCGCGGCAGGCGGAACAGGTCGCCTTCGGCCGTGTCGGCGACGACGTAGTCAGGTTCGATGCCGGTGGCCTGGATGGAGCGGCCGCTGGGCGTGAAGTAGCGCGAGGTGGTCAGCTTGACCGCGGTGGTTTCGGACAGCGGCAGGATCACCTGCACCGAGCCCTTGCCGAAGGTGCGGTTGCCCAGGACCTTGGCGCGCTTGTGGTCCTGCAGCGCGCCGGCCACGATCTCGGAGGCCGAGGCGGAGCCAACGTTCACCAGCACCACCATCGGCACGGTCTTGGTCCAGGCCGGCAGGCCGGCCAGGTAGTTACTTTCGCCGCGGGCGTACTCCGAAGGCGTGGCCAGGTACTTATGGCGAGCGTCGGGAGTGCGGCCGTCGGTGGTCACCACCACCGAGTCAGGCGGCAGGAACGCGCCGGACACGCCGATGGCGCTGGTCAGCAGGCCGCCCGGATCGTTGCGCAGGTCCAGCACCAGGCCCTTGGGGGCTTCCTTGGCGCCGAGGTCCTTCAATTGCTTGGCCAGGTCGGAGCCGGTCTTTTCCTGGAACTGGGCGACGCGGACGTAGCCGATGCCGTTGTCCAGCATCTTGCTGCGCACGCTGCGCACCTTGATGATGTCGCGCACGATCTTCAGCACGATGGGCTGCGGACGGTCGGCGCGCATGATGGTCAGCGTGATCGGCGACTTGGGCGCGCCGCGCATCAGCTTGACGGCGTCGTTGAGCGTCATGCCCTTGGTGGGCGTGTCGTCGATCTTGATGATGAGGTCGCCGGCCATCACGCCAGCGCGGGCCGCGGGCGTATCTTCGATGGGGGAGATGACCTTCACGAAGCCGTCTTCGGCGCCGACCTCGATGCCCAGGCCGCCGAACTCGCCTTGCGTGGCCGTCTGCATTTCGCGGAAGGCGTCGGCGTCCAGGTAGGCCGAGTGCGGATCCAGGTTCGACACCATGCCGGAGATGGCATTGTCGATCAGGGTCTTGTCGTCGACGGCCTCGACGTAGTTGTTCTTGATGGCGGCGAACACATTGCTCAGCTGCCTGAGTTCGTCCAGTGGCAGAGGGCTGCCGCGCTGGGCGACCGCAGTCACGCCTACGCTGAGCAACACACCAGCCACCGCACCGATGGCAATCAGACCGAAACCGCGAAACTTACGAGTGCCCATGCACACTTCCCGAATTTTGTTTTCGCCGATGGGGTTTGGTAATTACCAACGACATCAATCTACTGCGCCAGCCATTGTGCCGGATCCACAGGAGCGCCACGATGGCGAATTTCAAAGTATAGGCCGGATTCCACTTGGCCGCCGGTCGCCCCGACCGTGGCGATGGTATCGCCACCCGTCACCGAATCTCCCACCCGTTTGAGCAGACTTTGGTTGTAAGCATAGACGGTCAGGTATTGCTGCCCATGATCCACAATGATGAGGTTGCCAAAACCCCGCAGCCAATCGGCGTAGACCACCGTGCCGGGGGCCACCACCTTGACCGGCGTGCCTTCAGCCGCGCGCAGCACCACTCCGCGCCATACGCCGCCGTCCGGGCGGTCGACCCCGAAACGTCCCTGCACCTGGCCGCGCACCGGCATGGACAGCCCGTGGCGCAAGCCGTTGCCGCCGCCCACCGGCGCGGCGCGCGCGGTCTGGGTCTGCTGAGCGGGCTCACTACGGGTTGGAGCGGGTTTTTCCTCTATAGGTTCCGCCTTTTTGGGCGGTTCCGCGGGTTTGGCCTGAGGCGGCGGTTCGGGCGTGGTCAGCCGCGACTGCTTCTGCTCGGCCGGGCGCAGTCCGGCAGCATCCGGGTCGGCCACCGCCACGGGACCGCGGTTCTGGCGCGAGGCGGCTTCGACCTGTTCGCGCGCCTGGGCGGCATCGCGGGCATCGCGGGCGTCACGCTCGCGCTTGGCATTGTCGGCGGCCTGCTTGGCGTTGTCGGCGGCGAGCTTGCGGTCAGCCTCGGCCTTCTTGCGAGCGTCTTCGGCGGCGCGGCGCTCGGCGTCGGCGCGCTTCTTGGCTTCTTCAGCGGCGCGGCGCGCTTCTTCCGCGCGGCGCACTTCCTCGGCCCGCTTGCGCGCTTCCTCGGCGCGGCGGGCGTCCTCGATCTGCTTGGCGATGGCCGCGTCCAGATCGGTGATGAGCCGCGACAGGCGCTGGTCGTCGCGTCCCAGTTTGTTGGCTTCGGCACGCTGGGCGGCGATCTGCCCTTCCAGCTGGGCCAGCAGCGTGGCGCGCTCCTTCTGCTGACCGACCAGCGCGGTCTTCTGCTCGGAGGTCTCGGCCACGACTTTTTCGATTTCGGCGCGGCGGGCGTCGGCGCGCCCCTGAAGGGCGGCCAGGCGCTCGATGTCCTCGCGCAGGGCCTGCACGGCCTTGGCGCGAGCCTGAGACACGTAATCCAGATAGCCCAGGTTGCGCCCCAGCACCTGGGGATCGTCGCCGGACAACAGGGCGGTCCAGGGTGACAGGCCGCTGGTGTACTGGGTGCGCAGCTGTTCGGCCAGTTCGGTGCGGCGCTTGGCCAGCACCACCTGCTGGGCGCCGATCTGTTTTTCCAGGCCGGTCAGGTCGGCCTGCGCCTGACGGTTGGCCTCGGCCAGCTCCCGCAGGCGCAGGTTGATCTTGGAAATCGCCGACTCGGACTGCTTGAGCGCGTCGGCGGCTTCCTTGCGGGCAGCCTCGCGGTCATCGATATCCTTTTGCAGGTTCTCGATGCGGTCGCGCAAGGCGGCCTGCTGCTTTTCCGCGTCGGACTGGCGGCCGGCGAGGTCATTGGGCGCGGCGCGAGCCGACAGCGCTCCACCGGTCAACATGACCGCCAACAACAACCCTGCCGCGCGACGCATAGGAATATCAGTCCTTCTTAGCCTTGCCCTGGGCTGCCACCGCAGCCATGGCCGCCTCGATCTCGGCGGCATCGCCCAGATAATAGTGGCGGATCGGGCGCAGGTCATCATCCAATTCGTACACCAGCGGCTGGCCGGTGGGAATATTCAGGTTGACGATGTCTTCGTCCGACACGTTGTCCAGGTGCTTGATCAGGGCGCGCAGGCTGTTGCCGTGGGCGGCGATCAGGACATTGCGGCCGGCGCGGATGGCCGGGGCGATGGATTCGTTCCAGAACGGCAGCACGCGAGCCACGGTGTCCTTCAGGCATTCGGTGGCGGGCAGCTGGTCGGCCGGCACCTTGGCGTAGCGCTTGTCGAAACGCGGATGGCGCTCGTCGTCCAGGGCCAGCGGCTCCGGGGCGATGGCGTAGGCGCGGCGCCAGACCAGCACTTGCTCGTCGCCGTACTTGGCGGCGGTTTCAGCCTTGTTCAGGCCTTGCAGCGCACCGTAGTGGCGTTCGTTCAGGCGCCAGGTCACGCCGACCGGGGTGTACATGGCGTCCATGGCGTCCAGGGCGATCCACAGGGTGCGGATGGCGCGCTTGAGCAGCGACGAGTAGGCCAGGTCGAAGGTGTAGCCTTCTTTCTTGAGCAGTTCGCCGGCCTTGCGGGCCTGTTCGCGGCCGGTCTCGGTGAGGTCGACGTCGGTCCAACCGGTGAAGCGGTTTTCCAGATTCCACTGGCTTTCGCCGTGGCGCATCAGAACGAGTTTGTGCATGATTTGGGACGCTTGTAACGCGGGTTAAAGTGAAGGAATGCGCTCATTTTATAATTGAGCGATTTTGCCCTTGATTTTGCCCCGGCGCACCCGCCCATTTCCGCGGCGCGGCGCATCAGGGTTTGCCTATACCAGGCTAGTCGCCGCACTTCAGGATGCCCCGTGGACCTTTTGCAATTCTTGATCGATAAAAACAACGTCTTCATCGTCGCCGTTGCCGTGATCTCCGGCATCATGCTGGCCATCCCCGCCCTGCGCAAAGGCCGCACCGGTTCGGCCGTGAGCACGACCGAGGCCATCCAGATGGTCAACCAGCGCCAGGCCGTATGGGTCGACGTCCGTCCCGCCGAACAGTTCCAGGCCGGCCACATCGCCCAGGCCCGCAACGTGCCGGCTGCCGATCTGGAGCAGAAAGCCGCCTCGCTGCCCAAGAACAAGCCGCTGGTCGTGGTTTGCGACAATGGCCGCGATTCGGCCCGCGCCGCCGCCAAGCTGCGCGCCCAGGGTTTCGCCGACGTCGTGCCGCTGGAAGGCGGCATGCGCGCCTGGTCGGCGGCCAGCCTGCCCGTGACCCAGAAGGGTTGAAGCCTGGGGCCTCGCCCCCATCTACCTATTCTTGTACTCACAGGAGCGCCCATGAATAAAGTCGTCATGTACAGCAAGGACTATTGTCCCTATTGCGCCCGCGCCAAGGCCTTGCTCGAGCAGCGCGGCGTGACCGACCTGGAAATCATCCAGATCGACCGGGACCCGTCCCAACGCGACGTCATGATCGAACGCACCGGCCGGCGCACCGTCCCGCAGATCTTCATCGGCGATACCCATGTCGGCGGTTGCGACGACCTGATGGCCCTGGACCGCTCGGGTGGCCTTGCCCCCATGCTGGCCAGCTAATCGCCCCTTTTTGCCCCTCCCACCAACGGAAACACTCATGGCTGATCAAGACCAAAACTCCCAGCAAGAAGGCGGCAACGCGCCCTCGTTCAATCTGCAGCGCGTCTACCTGAAAGACCTTTCGCTGGAAATGCCGAACGCGCCCCACGTCTTCCTGGAGCAGGAAGCGCCCCAGGTCGAGGTGAGCATCACCGTGGGCGGCCAACGCCTGGCTGAAACCGTGTTCGAAACCACGGTCACCGTCACCGTCACCACCCGCATCAACGAGAAGGTCGTGTACCTGGTCGAAGGCACGCAAGCCGGTATCTTCGAGGCCGCCAACATCCCCGAAGAACAGCTCGACCCGCTGCTGGGCATCGTCTGCCCGACCATGCTGTACCCCTACCTGCGCGCCAACATCGCCGACGCGATCACCCGCACCTCGATGCCGCCGTTGCACCTGACCGAAGTGAACTTCCAGGCCCTGTACGAGCAACGCCTGGCCGAGCTGCAACAGCAGCAAAGCGCCGCCAATGGCAACGGCAGCGACTCGGGCATCATCCTGCCCCCCGGCGCGACCCGCCAGTAAGGCAGCCACGGCGCCCCATGAAAAGAGCCCCCACGCCGCGCCTTCGGCTTGCTGCCCCCCGTGGGGGCGCTTTTCATCTTGAGGCGGCTCGGCGATGAAAAATCCCATCCAGCCACGCCTGCGCGTCGCCGTCCTGGGTGCGGGAAGTTGGGGCACCGCGCTGGCGGCGGCCGCCAGCCGCCGCCACGCCACCGTACTCTGGGCGCGCGATGCCGCGCAGGCCGCCGACATGGCGGCCTCGCACGAAAACGCGCGCTACCTGCCAGGCATCGCCCTGCCGCAGGCACTGAATATCTCCTCCGATCTCGACGCCACGCTGCGCAGCCTGCAAGAAGACGGCGCGCGCCGCCTGATCGTGCTGGGCGTGCCCGTGGCCGGCCTGACCGCCATCTGCGGCGAGCTGTCCCGCCGGCTGCCCGCGCTGGGATTACAGGACACGCCCATCGTCTGGACGTGCAAGGGCTTTGAAGCCGACACGGCCAGGCTGCCCCATGAAATCATGCGCGAGGCCTTGCCCGGCGCCACTGGCGGCGCATTGTCGGGCCCCTCGTTCGCGCGCGAAGTCGCGCAGGGCCTGCCGGTCGCGCTGACCGTGGCCAGCGACAGCCCCGCCTTGCGCGAAGCCACCACCGCCGCCTTCCATGGCGCGGCGCTGCGCGTGTATGCCAGCACCGACCTGGTCGGCGTGGAAGTGGGCGGCGCGCTGAAGAACGTGATCGCGGTCGCCTGCGGCATCGGCGACGGCCTGGCCCTGGGCACCAATGCCCGCGCCGCGCTGATCACCCGCGGCCTGGCCGAGATGACCCGCTTCGGCGTGGCGCTGGGCGCGCAGGCCGAGACCTTCGCCGGGCTGACCGGCCTGGGCGACCTGGTCCTGACCGCGACCGGCGAGCTGTCGCGCAACCGCCGCGTGGGCCTGGAGATCGGCGCCGGCCGCAAGCTGGCCGACATCCTGGCCAGCGGCATCACGGCCGAAGGCGTGCGCTGCGCGCGCGCTGCGCTGGACCGCGCCCGCGCCATCGGCGTCGAACTGCCCATCACCGAAGCCGTCTGCGCCGTGCTGTTCGACGGCGTGGCCCCCATGACGGCCGTGTCCGCCCTGCTGGCGCGCGACGCCCGCTACGAAAGCGGGGTAGCCAGCCAGCCGGAAGCGGCGCCGGACGACCGGCCCCACTGAGTCGCCCCAAAAACAAATACCCCGCACAACCCGAGGAGACATCCTTCATGACGCAAGCCCGCAAGTTCCGGGTCGGCCCGCTGCTACGCGGCCTGTGCCTGAGCCTGGCCGCGATTCTGCCGGCCGCCGCCCACGCCGACTGGCCCGACCGTCCGATCCACATGGTCGTGCCCTTCCCGCCCGGCTCGTCGCCCGACATCCTGGCGCGCACCATCTCGGAACCGCTGTCGCAGGCGCTGGGCCAGCCCATCGTGATCGACAACAAGCCGGGCGCGGGCGGCAACATCGGCACCCGCATCGTGTCGCAGGCCAAGCCGGACGGCTACACGCTGCTCTACACGATCAACGGCCCGCTGGTCACCGCCCCCACGCTGTACAAGAAGACGCTGGGCTACGACCCGCTGCGCGATCTGCAGCCGGTATCGCTGGTGGGCACCAGCCCCAACGTGCTGGTCGTGCCCAGCAGCCTGAAGGTCGATAACGTCAAGGACTTCGTCGCGCTGGTGAAGGGCCGCGGCAATTCGCTGAACTACGGTTCCGTCGGCCCGGGCAGCTCGGCCCACCTGGCGATGGAGATGTTCAAGGAAAGCGCGGGCGTGGACCTGGCGCACATCCCCTATTCCGGCTTCCCGCAGGTCATCTCGGCCATCATCGGCGGCGACGTCCAGGCCGGCTTCATGGTGCCGGCCATCGCCGTGCCCCAGGCGCGCGACGGCAAGGTGAAGCTGCTGGCCGTGACCAGCCTGCAGCCCAGCGAGGCACTGCCGGGCGTGCCGACGATGGCGTCCCAGGGCTATCCGGACTTTGAAGCCATTTCCTGGAACGCCGTGCTGGTTCCGGCCGGCACGCCCACGCCCATCGTCGAACGGCTCAACAGCGAGCTGGCGCGCATCATCGGCAGCGACGCGGTGCGCAAGCAGCTGGCGCTGCAGTACTTCACGCCCGCGCCGTCCACGCCCGAAGCCCTGACCGCCCGCATCAAGAATGAAAAGGCGCGCTGGGATCAGGTGATCGAGAAGTTGAATCTGTCGCTGGACTGATTGCAGCCCAGCCGTGACGGGCCGGGCGCGCCGGATTCAGCGCGCCCCGTCACACTCCCCCTTCATACCCCTGCTGGCGCCAGGCCTCGAACACCGTCACCGCGACGGCATTGGACAGGTTCAGGCTGCGTTGGCCGGCGCGCATCGGCAGGCGCAGGCGCTGCTGGGGCGGGAACATCGCCTGATGTTCCTCCGACAGGCCCGCGGTTTCGCGGCCGAACACGAACACGTCGCCCGGCTTGAAGCCGATGTCCGCCACGCTGCGCTGCGCGTGCGTGGTCAGCGCGTAGATGCTGGACGGCGCGGCGCCGGTATCGGCCAGGGCCTCTTGCAGCGTGTCATGCACGCGGACCGGCTGCCATTCGTGGTAATCCAAGCCGGCGCGGCGCATGCGGGCGTCGTCGAGCTCGAAGCCCAAGGGACGCACCAAGTGCAATTGCGCGCCCGTATTGGCGCACAGGCGGATGGCGTTGCCGGTATTGGGCGGGATTTCGGGACAAACGAGGATGACATGGAACATGGTGCTCGGGACTCGGGACGACTTGCGGCGGAAACGTCGCCGCACACCGGGAATTGTCGCCGATTTGCCTGCGGGCCGGCTCAGGGCGTGCGCGCGGCCACCAGCACCATGACGTCCGCCGCGCCCGCCGCCCGCAGCGCGGCGGCGGCCGCGTTGGCGGTGCTGCCGGTGGTCATGACGTCATCCACCAATAGCAGCTGCCGGCCGCGCACGTCGCCCACGCAATAGAACAGGTTTTGCGCCCCGAGCCGGCGGGCCTGGCGGCCCTGTGCGGTCTGCCGGGGCGTCTCGCGCCGGCGCCGCAGCAGCCCGCGCGCCAGCGGCAGCCCCAGCTCCGCCGCCAGGCTGCGCGCAATTTCACCGGCCGGATTCATGCCACGCTGGCGCAGCGATGCGCGGCTGGCGGGAACGGCCGCCAGCAAGGCGCCGTCCGGTACCGGACCGTCGCGGGCGACGGCAGCCGCGATCAACCGGGCCAACACCGGCGCCATGCTGAGCCGCAGGCGGGTCTTCAGCATCAGGATCAGGGTGTCGGCGGGCGGCGCGTAGTCGAAGGCGGCAATCGTGCGCGAAAACGCCCGGGGCGCGCCCAGGCAGGCGGCGCAGTGCGGCGCGTCCGGACGCAACCGCAGGGCGCAAAAAGGGCAGCGGCGCGGAGCATGGCCGCGCGCGACGGCCGGGGCCGCGGCCCCGGCCCCGGCCCCGGCCCCGGCCCGGTGGAGAGCATCCCCGCAGATATCCGCCTCGCAGCCCGCGCAAAGCTGCGCACCCGCCACCCGGGCGCCGCACAAGGGGCAATCGCAACCGACCCGCGACAGCAGCCACCGCCCCATGGCCCGTAGGGGCAATCGGAAGCCGCGGCCGGGATGCGCAATAATGGATGCCATCCCTCATGAAACCATGATCCGCCCGTGTTGCAGACGCGGGCGCGACCGAAATGTCCCTGCCAGAATCCGCAACGCTCCCCTCCCTGCCCATCGTCAGCGCTGACGTACCCCGGCAATTCGCCCGCCGCGGCGACCTGGCCGAGGCCCAGTTCCTGTACGGGGAAGTCGCCCGCCGCATGCTGGGCCGCCTGCAATACATTCGGGTCCAGCCGCAAGCCATGCTGGACGCAGGCTGCGGCGCAGGCGACAACCTGCCGCTGCTGCGCGAACGCTATCCCGACGCCGCCTATACCGGCCTGGACAACTGCGAACCGCTGCTGGAACAGGCGCGCAAGCGCTACGCCCCCGCCGGCCTGTCGGCCTGGATCGGCAAGCTGGCGCGCCGCGGCCCGGCCGCCCCTGCCTTCGTCAATGCCGACCTGGCGGCGACGGGCCTGGCGCCCGAATCACTCGAACTGGTGTGGTCCAACCTGGCCATGCACTGGCACCGCGCCCCGCACGCCGTGCTGGCGGAATGGCGGCGCGTCCTGAAAGTCGGCGGGCTGGCGATGTTCTCCTGTCTGGGGCCGGCCACGCTGCGCGAGCTGCGCCAGGCCCTGGACGATGCCGGACTGCGCACGGCCACGCCGTCCTTCGTGGACATGCATGATTTCGGCGACCTGTTGGTGGAAAACGGCTTCGCGGATCCGGTCATGGACCAGGAGATCCTGACCCTGACCTACCGCAGCCCGGAAAAGCTGCTGCAGGACGTGCGCGCGCTGGGTGGCAACCCGGCCGAAGGCCGGCGCGGCGGGCTGGTGGGCCGCGACTGGCGCGACCGCCTCTGCGCCGCACTGGAAGCGCAGCGCCGGCCCGACGGCCTGATTGTCCTGAGCATTGAAGTCGCCTACGGCCACGCCTGGCGCGCCGCCGCGCATCGCACCGTGGCCGGTGAAACCCGGCTGTCGGTCAGCGCGATTGGCGGCCGGCACCGCGCGCCCTGATCGGGGCGGCAGAGGCTGACCGGCGGAGCCGGCGCCTTGCGAGCGCCGGCCTTCCCGCCTAGTGCAGCCGTTCCGGCATCGGCACGCTGACCCCGGGCTCGGAAGCCGGCAGCGCCGACATAGGCTCTGAGGTTGCGCGAATACGGCGCCTCAAGACTGCCGTCGGTTCCGCGGGCCCTACGCCAGGCGAGGCCGCGCCGCGCCAGGCGTTCGACATGGCCTCCACCACCAGCGGCAGGTCGCGCAAGCGGTGGAACTGGCTGCGCAGCCAGCGGGAATCGTTGCCGCTGCGCATGGATTCGTCGCGCAGGGCAGCGATCATGTCGCCCGTGCCCAGCTCTTCCGCCACCGGCATCAGGCGCTGGAACAGGTTGCGCAGGTGGTCCATCAGCCGCAGACGCTGGCCGTCCGGCGTCACGTAGCTGCCCTGCAGACCGAAGCGGCAGGCCTGGAAGTGGTTGCTGCGGTAGGACAGCCAGGCGCCGTCGCCCGGGTCGCCCTCGCGCATCAGCAGCACCGCCAGGGCCTGGGCGAAGGCTGCCAGCTGGCAAGCCCGCTCGACCGTCAGCGGCGTGTCGCATACGCGGATTTCGACGGTGCCGAATTCCGGCTTGGGACGAATGTCCCAGTACAGGTCCTTGATGCTTTCCGCCAGGCCATAGGCGCGCAGCTGCGCCAGATGGGCCTCGAACTGGTACCAGTCCTTCACTTCGGGCGGCATGTGGCCGGCCAGCGGGAAGCTGTTGACCGCGTTCAGGCGCGAGCACGAAAACAAGGTGTCCACCCCCTCGCAATAGGGCGACGAGGCCGACAAGGCGATAAAGTGCGGCACATAGGGCGACAGGCGGCGCAACAGTTTGATGGAATCGTCGCCGCTCTTGACGCCCAGGTGGATGTGCTGGCCGAAGACCGTAAATTGACGCGCCAGGTAACCGTACATTTCGGCCAGGTACTGGAAGCGCGGGGTGTCCGAAATGGACCGTTCCTGCCACCGCATGAAGGGGTGGGCGCCGCCGCCGGCGACCGACACGCCCACGGCGTCCGCCGCTTCGATCAGCGCGTCGCGCATTTCGCGCATCTCGGCCAGGAGGCCCATGGGGTGCTCGTGCACCGAGGAATTCAGTTCAATCATGGACCGCGTGATTTCCGGTTTAACGCGGTCGGCGATGGGGTGGTTGGCCATTTGGGCCAGCAGCTCGTCCGAGGCTGCGGTCAGGTCAAAACTGCGCGGGTCTATCAGTTGCAGCTCGAGCTCGATGCCCAGGGTGTTGGGGGCCGACGAAATGAACGGGATCTGTTCCATCTCGGACTCCTTTCTGAATGTTTGATGAGGGTGTGCGCCGTTCGACCTTGAAGCCCGGAAACAGCCCGGGGGGCACTAGACGGCAGCTTGTGCACGCATGATAGCCGCTGTTTTGTGGCAAGAAGATGGAAAATCGTGACATTTATGTGCAACATCACGAAGCAATCGGTTTTTCCCTGTGAAGGAAAGTGAGCGAGCGCTCACGGCATAGAAACGGCGCGGCCTCCCGGCCTGCGGCGGCCGGACAGCAAGCGCTCAAGGGGCTTCCGAGAGGGGGTGGGACAACCCTTATAAGGGTTATCCCTGAACTATTTCCGCCAGAAAATAGGGGTGAACAGCACCAGCACCGTCAGCAGTTCCAGGCGCCCGATCAGCATCGCGAAGGTGCAGACCCAGATCTGGAAATCGGACAGGACGGCGAAGTTGCCCATGGGGCCGAC
The sequence above is drawn from the Achromobacter xylosoxidans genome and encodes:
- a CDS encoding HesA/MoeB/ThiF family protein, producing MNDEQLLRYARHILLDELGIEGQEKLLAARVLIVGAGGLGSPAALYLATAGVGDITLADDDVVELSNLQRQILHTTASVGRHKAESGRDMLAAFNPQTRVHARVERLEGQALSDAVAQADLVLDCTDNFATRHAINRACVQHRKPLVSGAAIRFDGQVSVYDLRDDNAPCYHCLFPEADDVEQANCATMGVFAPVVGIIGSMQAAEALKLLSGVGESLSGRLLWLDVRTMQWRSVNVQRDPECAVCGHRGH
- a CDS encoding S41 family peptidase, whose protein sequence is MGTRKFRGFGLIAIGAVAGVLLSVGVTAVAQRGSPLPLDELRQLSNVFAAIKNNYVEAVDDKTLIDNAISGMVSNLDPHSAYLDADAFREMQTATQGEFGGLGIEVGAEDGFVKVISPIEDTPAARAGVMAGDLIIKIDDTPTKGMTLNDAVKLMRGAPKSPITLTIMRADRPQPIVLKIVRDIIKVRSVRSKMLDNGIGYVRVAQFQEKTGSDLAKQLKDLGAKEAPKGLVLDLRNDPGGLLTSAIGVSGAFLPPDSVVVTTDGRTPDARHKYLATPSEYARGESNYLAGLPAWTKTVPMVVLVNVGSASASEIVAGALQDHKRAKVLGNRTFGKGSVQVILPLSETTAVKLTTSRYFTPSGRSIQATGIEPDYVVADTAEGDLFRLPREADLQRHLSNQQTANEVKSSAGEDNADLPAKVFEFGGKDDFQLQQALNVLAGKPVQKGSARAQAKADAKAGGGTPQRMKITPTGVEPSKDK
- a CDS encoding murein hydrolase activator EnvC family protein, encoding MRRAAGLLLAVMLTGGALSARAAPNDLAGRQSDAEKQQAALRDRIENLQKDIDDREAARKEAADALKQSESAISKINLRLRELAEANRQAQADLTGLEKQIGAQQVVLAKRRTELAEQLRTQYTSGLSPWTALLSGDDPQVLGRNLGYLDYVSQARAKAVQALREDIERLAALQGRADARRAEIEKVVAETSEQKTALVGQQKERATLLAQLEGQIAAQRAEANKLGRDDQRLSRLITDLDAAIAKQIEDARRAEEARKRAEEVRRAEEARRAAEEAKKRADAERRAAEDARKKAEADRKLAADNAKQAADNAKRERDARDARDAAQAREQVEAASRQNRGPVAVADPDAAGLRPAEQKQSRLTTPEPPPQAKPAEPPKKAEPIEEKPAPTRSEPAQQTQTARAAPVGGGNGLRHGLSMPVRGQVQGRFGVDRPDGGVWRGVVLRAAEGTPVKVVAPGTVVYADWLRGFGNLIIVDHGQQYLTVYAYNQSLLKRVGDSVTGGDTIATVGATGGQVESGLYFEIRHRGAPVDPAQWLAQ
- the gpmA gene encoding 2,3-diphosphoglycerate-dependent phosphoglycerate mutase; protein product: MHKLVLMRHGESQWNLENRFTGWTDVDLTETGREQARKAGELLKKEGYTFDLAYSSLLKRAIRTLWIALDAMDAMYTPVGVTWRLNERHYGALQGLNKAETAAKYGDEQVLVWRRAYAIAPEPLALDDERHPRFDKRYAKVPADQLPATECLKDTVARVLPFWNESIAPAIRAGRNVLIAAHGNSLRALIKHLDNVSDEDIVNLNIPTGQPLVYELDDDLRPIRHYYLGDAAEIEAAMAAVAAQGKAKKD
- a CDS encoding rhodanese-like domain-containing protein is translated as MDLLQFLIDKNNVFIVAVAVISGIMLAIPALRKGRTGSAVSTTEAIQMVNQRQAVWVDVRPAEQFQAGHIAQARNVPAADLEQKAASLPKNKPLVVVCDNGRDSARAAAKLRAQGFADVVPLEGGMRAWSAASLPVTQKG
- the grxC gene encoding glutaredoxin 3; the protein is MNKVVMYSKDYCPYCARAKALLEQRGVTDLEIIQIDRDPSQRDVMIERTGRRTVPQIFIGDTHVGGCDDLMALDRSGGLAPMLAS
- the secB gene encoding protein-export chaperone SecB, which codes for MADQDQNSQQEGGNAPSFNLQRVYLKDLSLEMPNAPHVFLEQEAPQVEVSITVGGQRLAETVFETTVTVTVTTRINEKVVYLVEGTQAGIFEAANIPEEQLDPLLGIVCPTMLYPYLRANIADAITRTSMPPLHLTEVNFQALYEQRLAELQQQQSAANGNGSDSGIILPPGATRQ
- a CDS encoding NAD(P)H-dependent glycerol-3-phosphate dehydrogenase, which gives rise to MKNPIQPRLRVAVLGAGSWGTALAAAASRRHATVLWARDAAQAADMAASHENARYLPGIALPQALNISSDLDATLRSLQEDGARRLIVLGVPVAGLTAICGELSRRLPALGLQDTPIVWTCKGFEADTARLPHEIMREALPGATGGALSGPSFAREVAQGLPVALTVASDSPALREATTAAFHGAALRVYASTDLVGVEVGGALKNVIAVACGIGDGLALGTNARAALITRGLAEMTRFGVALGAQAETFAGLTGLGDLVLTATGELSRNRRVGLEIGAGRKLADILASGITAEGVRCARAALDRARAIGVELPITEAVCAVLFDGVAPMTAVSALLARDARYESGVASQPEAAPDDRPH
- a CDS encoding Bug family tripartite tricarboxylate transporter substrate binding protein → MTQARKFRVGPLLRGLCLSLAAILPAAAHADWPDRPIHMVVPFPPGSSPDILARTISEPLSQALGQPIVIDNKPGAGGNIGTRIVSQAKPDGYTLLYTINGPLVTAPTLYKKTLGYDPLRDLQPVSLVGTSPNVLVVPSSLKVDNVKDFVALVKGRGNSLNYGSVGPGSSAHLAMEMFKESAGVDLAHIPYSGFPQVISAIIGGDVQAGFMVPAIAVPQARDGKVKLLAVTSLQPSEALPGVPTMASQGYPDFEAISWNAVLVPAGTPTPIVERLNSELARIIGSDAVRKQLALQYFTPAPSTPEALTARIKNEKARWDQVIEKLNLSLD
- a CDS encoding tRNA (cytidine(34)-2'-O)-methyltransferase → MFHVILVCPEIPPNTGNAIRLCANTGAQLHLVRPLGFELDDARMRRAGLDYHEWQPVRVHDTLQEALADTGAAPSSIYALTTHAQRSVADIGFKPGDVFVFGRETAGLSEEHQAMFPPQQRLRLPMRAGQRSLNLSNAVAVTVFEAWRQQGYEGGV
- a CDS encoding ComF family protein; this translates as MRPDAPHCAACLGAPRAFSRTIAAFDYAPPADTLILMLKTRLRLSMAPVLARLIAAAVARDGPVPDGALLAAVPASRASLRQRGMNPAGEIARSLAAELGLPLARGLLRRRRETPRQTAQGRQARRLGAQNLFYCVGDVRGRQLLLVDDVMTTGSTANAAAAALRAAGAADVMVLVAARTP